Proteins found in one Flavobacterium channae genomic segment:
- a CDS encoding ABC transporter ATP-binding protein has product MLTTKNLSVGIANKVILENISEAFEAGKISLIIGPNGAGKSTFIKAICGQLKLNQKGTVDYDTEVLSISELAKVRAVLSQNSKLNFPLTVRDIVMMGRYPHFNNYPSEKDKRACNEAIQFFELENFVDRNYLTLSGGEMQRVHFARVLAQIWFSEENKTRYLILDEPLTFLDVHFQYSFMYKMQELAKENNIVIIGVLHDLNLTAKFADKIMLLSHGKVIASGNKTEVLTKENILEAFKMEAKIHTVENEIFIHF; this is encoded by the coding sequence ATGCTTACAACTAAAAATTTATCTGTTGGTATTGCCAATAAAGTAATTCTAGAAAATATTTCGGAAGCATTTGAAGCTGGAAAAATATCATTAATTATTGGTCCAAATGGCGCCGGAAAATCAACTTTTATAAAAGCTATTTGTGGTCAATTAAAATTAAATCAAAAAGGAACAGTTGATTATGATACAGAAGTTTTATCCATTTCAGAATTAGCAAAAGTTAGGGCTGTTTTATCGCAAAATAGTAAATTAAATTTTCCCTTAACTGTTCGCGATATTGTAATGATGGGTAGGTATCCTCATTTTAATAATTATCCTTCGGAAAAAGATAAACGGGCTTGTAACGAAGCTATTCAGTTTTTTGAATTGGAAAATTTTGTTGATCGAAACTACTTAACATTAAGTGGAGGCGAAATGCAACGCGTTCATTTTGCTCGAGTTTTAGCTCAAATTTGGTTTTCCGAAGAAAATAAAACGCGCTATTTAATATTAGATGAGCCTTTGACATTTCTAGATGTGCATTTTCAGTATAGTTTTATGTACAAGATGCAAGAATTGGCAAAAGAGAATAATATTGTGATTATTGGTGTTTTACACGATTTGAATTTGACAGCTAAATTTGCTGATAAAATTATGTTGCTTAGTCACGGGAAAGTAATTGCATCTGGAAATAAAACCGAAGTCTTGACTAAAGAAAATATATTGGAAGCTTTTAAAATGGAAGCAAAAATCCATACAGTAGAAAACGAAATCTTCATTCATTTTTAA